ttacccttccggagcacctgagatcacccctagtttttggtggggttcgtgttgtttattctttagttttctatgttgtgtcatgtgtactattgtttttctgtttgtctttttcatttttagccatggcgttgtcagttttttttagatttacgagtttgactgtccctttggtatctttggtccctcttttatggtCGTCAACTGATTATATAGTCATCAAAAGGAACCAAAGATTATCAAAGACACGGAACAATTAATTAAGCACTAATCTATGAAAATTAATAACAGATTTAGAATAATGGtctatgtttaaaacaaaaagtttcttttttttactttataataatatttttttaaatactcaaACCTTACTTCACTTTATATAAAGTTATACTTAATGCAACACTTACTTGATGAAGTGAAATCTGCATCTAAAACACAAGAAGATTTAATAACCAAATAACCataaagaaacaacaaattttaataacatacaAGTCAAAATAGTAATTTTAAAGTAGCTGAATAAAACTATAACCAATAACGATTAATAAAGGCAGGTCTTAGGAAATACGTCAATCAGACAGTAACAGGTATGATTTCTAATagttgaatattaaaaatcgacctttttcgatattttacattatatatgttaaaatcgGAAAATTTTCACTTACAAATCtggtaatatttataataattaaaatatgtgaTAGCAGTAATGTTGACACATTGCATCGATTTGAATCTAAAATTCCATCGTAAATTTGAAATGAGATGAGTTTCAACAGTTACAACTACCGAAGTCAattaagtttttcatatttgtccTAATAATATTAAGAACTCGACAATATAAATAGTATGGTGATAAAAAGGTATGCTGCTTGTTTTTCTCCATTTACTTGAAGAGTATTAATACAACTGCAGaatgattatttttcttaaatcaatAAGTTTCCATTTGCCTTTTATGCATAGTCATTACAATTTAAGGTATTTGtgatatgcaagttttcagatTTCACGcccaataaaaatatatgttgttattttacttcTGTTTTGCTAAAAATAAATAGCCAGAATAGCCCTTCACTAAATCATGAAAGCTAATATAATGcctataattgtttttcatttattaaaataaaaaaagacaaaatgtaaTAAAGTACCTCTCCGCTGCTTTGTTACAGGAGAAACCGTAGCATGCATTGACCTGTAATCTTTACAAAACGCTGCAACTTTGTGTCCAGCTAAGGCCTTTACTTCTTCATACGTCATTTTGGTATTCACGATGTTTAGAATGTGGTCGTGCACCTCGGTGGTCCACCCCTGTTAAAAGATAATCTCGTTTAAATAAGGAATAGAATGaggctctttttttttaataaaaacgcCATTcatatcacaagcccagtagtcagcactgcACTGtatgtgctgacatgaattatcattgatattgttatatttataaattaattgtttataaaatttagatttttttgaaataccaaggcttttctacctcaggcatagattactttagctgtatttgtcaaaacttttagaaattttggtcctcaatgctcttcagcttcgtactttatttgacctttttaacttgtttgatttcgagcgtcactgatgagtcttttgtagacgaaacgcgcgtctggcgtatatataaaatttagtcctggtatttatgatgagtttatttttaacctaatcttgattttcatttaattttcttatacttaACTTTAACTGAAAATTGATTTATGTACATACATATGTGGCGATGCCTTTAAATATATGCAGAAACTTACGATTCTATATTTTCTGTCTGATGCCATGGGCACGGGTGATTTCGTGATAATACACGTTtgcttgtttatatttttcagcgCACCATAACCCTGCAaagttattaaatatatatagataaattggAATGCAATGCAGCatacatttcattaaatgtattaacatttatatatctatttagaCTTTTATGTTCATTTATACTCGCAATAATATCAtcttaaaaatcaattgaaggCGATTAgcgtttgaaaattattttttttactcattGTCATTAATAATATAACTGATGAACTaataaaactgataaaattgttattaaaaattttcGGTAGCTTATTGTATAGTCATACCGTGCTATAATCGTGAAAATTAACTGT
This is a stretch of genomic DNA from Mytilus trossulus isolate FHL-02 chromosome 6, PNRI_Mtr1.1.1.hap1, whole genome shotgun sequence. It encodes these proteins:
- the LOC134722023 gene encoding uncharacterized protein LOC134722023, with product MIIGIVTLLFVYVKAIPEVNHLIEIDHMGRKVAMDVIHDTEEKTVIAIVGDVCKYKNGVPTVNFHDYSTGYGALKNINKQTCIITKSPVPMASDRKYRIGWTTEVHDHILNIVNTKMTYEEVKALAGHKVAAFCKDYRSMHATVSPVTKQRRDADFTSSSAMSYMWCVFSSCSTRATDAL